A single window of Synechocystis sp. PCC 7509 DNA harbors:
- a CDS encoding DUF262 domain-containing protein, with protein MKIIRNTIPISDLFNLMVDNELTINRSYQRSSGLWPHNARAYFIDTVLNEFPFPKVVVRQIVDLKTKKTKREIIDGQQRLTTIRDYIQDKFRLSNVSRNYQGLSFSELPDDIKAKLLAYEVSTDTVVSATEDEVLEIFRRINSYTLPLKEPEKRHASYQGDFKWFIKNIIDSYSPMLEKYKILSVKDISRMMDAELVTELCQVITDGIKTRRSTVLEKLYKDNDGCFANRKEVELKLTETLDFIKVELNQVLESEVLSSYSFYSLFTALLYNRYGIPNISLSDMSGIDSIGVYTFDVNQSIQNILELFNATEQKNGNSKYFSFVKASAGATTSDVNRRIRLNWLVRALQNKLD; from the coding sequence ATGAAAATCATAAGAAATACAATACCAATTTCAGATTTGTTTAACTTGATGGTCGATAACGAACTTACCATTAATAGAAGCTACCAAAGAAGTTCAGGTCTTTGGCCACACAATGCAAGAGCATACTTTATAGATACTGTGTTAAACGAATTTCCTTTTCCAAAGGTAGTCGTAAGACAAATAGTAGACTTGAAAACGAAAAAAACAAAAAGAGAAATAATTGATGGTCAACAGAGGCTAACAACAATTAGAGATTACATACAAGACAAATTTAGATTATCAAATGTAAGTAGAAATTACCAAGGTTTATCTTTTAGCGAATTGCCTGATGATATAAAGGCTAAACTTCTTGCATATGAAGTATCCACTGATACTGTAGTTTCAGCAACAGAAGATGAAGTATTAGAAATATTTAGAAGAATAAATTCTTATACCTTGCCACTAAAAGAGCCAGAAAAAAGGCATGCCTCCTATCAAGGAGATTTTAAATGGTTTATTAAAAACATTATTGATTCGTATTCGCCTATGCTTGAAAAATACAAAATTCTTAGTGTGAAAGATATTTCAAGAATGATGGATGCGGAGTTAGTAACGGAATTATGCCAAGTAATTACAGATGGAATAAAAACTAGAAGAAGTACAGTTTTGGAAAAGCTTTACAAAGATAATGATGGTTGTTTTGCTAATAGAAAGGAAGTGGAACTCAAACTCACTGAAACACTAGATTTTATTAAAGTAGAACTAAATCAGGTGTTAGAGAGTGAAGTTTTGAGTAGCTATTCGTTTTACTCTTTGTTTACAGCACTACTATATAATCGTTATGGAATACCTAATATATCTCTCAGTGATATGAGTGGTATAGATTCAATCGGAGTGTATACTTTCGATGTCAATCAGTCTATTCAAAATATTCTAGAACTATTCAATGCAACTGAACAGAAGAATGGCAACAGCAAATATTTTAGTTTTGTGAAAGCCTCAGCAGGTGCAACTACGAGTGATGTTAACAGGCGAATAAGATTAAATTGGCTTGTTAGAGCATTACAAAATAAATTAGATTAA